From a single Paenibacillus sp. FSL W8-0426 genomic region:
- a CDS encoding polysaccharide biosynthesis protein — MIKGKKILITGGTGSWGQKLTEVLLEQDPAEIRILSRNEYAQIAMQREFGHDPRLRFVIGDIRDYTAVEEASQGIQVLFHLAALKHVPVCEDQPDEAFKTNVIGTQNIIRAAIYHRIPKVIDVSTDKAVDPINVYGMTKALGEKMMIRANGLSEHTRFVCIRGGNVLGTSGSVVPLFRRQLDDGQMLTITDEGMTRFFLTRTEAIRLLLKAAEAAVGGETFVMKMKACKMTDLAIVMLEQAGRPASDYKVTGIRPGEKLHEVLVSPFEAPRTYKYDEQYYVILPQDPDKRLRDQYAGLAPVAFAEYRSDSEMMERKGILRFLRDGGFID; from the coding sequence ATGATTAAGGGAAAAAAGATTCTGATAACGGGCGGCACGGGGTCCTGGGGACAGAAGCTGACTGAGGTGCTGCTGGAGCAGGACCCGGCCGAGATTCGCATCCTGTCCCGCAACGAATACGCGCAGATCGCGATGCAGCGGGAGTTTGGCCATGATCCGCGCCTGCGCTTCGTCATCGGGGATATCCGGGATTACACCGCCGTGGAAGAAGCCAGCCAGGGGATACAGGTGCTCTTCCATCTGGCCGCGCTCAAGCATGTACCTGTCTGCGAAGACCAGCCGGATGAAGCATTCAAAACGAATGTGATCGGAACGCAAAACATCATCCGGGCAGCTATCTATCACCGGATTCCGAAGGTGATCGACGTATCGACGGACAAGGCGGTTGACCCGATCAACGTGTATGGCATGACCAAAGCGCTTGGCGAAAAAATGATGATTCGTGCGAACGGTTTGAGCGAGCATACGCGTTTCGTTTGCATTCGCGGGGGGAACGTGCTTGGCACGAGCGGCAGCGTTGTGCCGTTGTTTCGTCGCCAGCTCGATGATGGCCAAATGCTCACGATCACGGACGAAGGCATGACCCGGTTCTTCCTGACCCGTACGGAAGCCATTCGTTTGCTGCTCAAAGCGGCCGAAGCGGCAGTCGGCGGAGAGACGTTCGTGATGAAAATGAAGGCGTGCAAAATGACCGATCTGGCCATCGTCATGCTGGAACAGGCGGGGCGCCCGGCCAGCGATTACAAGGTGACCGGCATCCGGCCCGGAGAGAAGCTGCATGAGGTGCTGGTCTCGCCGTTCGAAGCGCCGCGCACGTACAAATATGACGAGCAGTACTACGTTATTTTGCCGCAGGATCCGGATAAACGGCTGAGGGACCAATACGCCGGACTCGCCCCGGTCGCTTTTGCCGAATATCGTTCAGACAGCGAAATGATGGAACGCAAAGGGATTTTACGGTTTTTGCGCGACGGCGGCTTCATCGACTAA
- a CDS encoding ankyrin repeat domain-containing protein produces the protein MTQDAQSLEKWFTAAQYGDTATLAALLTAHPELANAENGDGLTLLGYAAHFGQSEAAELLLDHGADVNAVSHSKVSYIPSNTALHAALAGERSTAVIRLLLGRGAATNIADSDGQFALHSAAYHTDQAEIIALLLQHGADPSAMNADGRNALDIALERGHETAAACLREALGAR, from the coding sequence ATGACTCAAGACGCACAATCCTTGGAAAAATGGTTCACAGCTGCCCAGTATGGCGATACAGCCACGTTAGCAGCCCTGTTAACCGCACATCCGGAGCTGGCCAATGCCGAAAACGGGGATGGGTTGACGCTGCTCGGGTACGCCGCCCATTTTGGCCAAAGCGAAGCGGCCGAACTCTTGTTGGACCACGGAGCCGATGTCAACGCCGTCTCCCATTCCAAGGTTTCGTATATCCCTTCCAACACGGCGCTGCACGCGGCGCTTGCCGGCGAACGCTCCACCGCCGTAATCCGGCTGCTGCTGGGGCGCGGTGCGGCGACGAACATCGCTGACAGCGACGGACAATTCGCCCTGCATTCGGCTGCCTACCATACGGATCAGGCCGAGATCATTGCGCTGCTGCTCCAGCATGGCGCCGACCCGTCAGCCATGAATGCGGACGGCCGGAATGCACTGGATATCGCGCTGGAGCGCGGCCATGAAACTGCCGCCGCCTGTTTGAGAGAAGCGCTCGGAGCACGATAG
- a CDS encoding helix-turn-helix transcriptional regulator: MNSGNSEPARLLPFILHESRASFAWKGSGALSLKTFRGGTTLYEAGRGYFSVDDHRFLVLNAGQEYALHIDSPTEVESFCVFFPDGFVERIGQDLVQSEGQRLDDPFGSRSTKSFEWVERTHSMQSSLGETLRQLRHLHRLKTLDAWEWEERMHDLAVRLLRLHQDVRKEMDNLSAAKLSTREELYRRAYLGHEYLTAYYDQSPSLADTAAVAQLSVNHFLRSYKAVFGISPHRYLTECRLQAAMRLLQTTDRSVTDICFAVGFESLGTFSSLFARRFGEPPSQARLNR, encoded by the coding sequence ATGAACAGCGGGAACTCGGAACCTGCAAGGCTGCTCCCCTTCATCCTGCATGAATCAAGAGCAAGCTTTGCATGGAAGGGCAGCGGTGCCCTTTCGCTCAAAACGTTCCGTGGAGGAACCACCCTATATGAGGCCGGGCGAGGATACTTTTCCGTCGACGATCATCGTTTCCTCGTGCTGAACGCCGGACAAGAGTATGCGTTACATATCGATTCCCCCACGGAAGTGGAGTCTTTCTGCGTCTTTTTCCCCGACGGATTCGTTGAGAGGATCGGCCAAGACCTCGTGCAGAGCGAGGGACAACGGCTGGACGACCCGTTCGGTTCACGGTCCACGAAAAGCTTCGAATGGGTCGAACGCACGCACTCCATGCAAAGCAGTCTTGGAGAAACCCTGCGCCAACTGCGGCATCTTCATCGCCTTAAAACGCTGGATGCCTGGGAATGGGAAGAACGGATGCATGACCTGGCCGTGCGCTTACTCCGCTTGCACCAGGATGTACGCAAGGAAATGGACAATCTCTCGGCCGCCAAGCTCTCTACCAGGGAAGAGCTGTATCGCAGGGCTTATCTGGGACACGAATACTTGACCGCCTATTACGACCAGTCCCCGTCACTCGCCGACACGGCAGCCGTCGCCCAATTGTCGGTCAACCATTTTTTGCGCAGTTACAAAGCCGTCTTCGGCATCTCGCCCCACCGTTACTTGACAGAATGCAGGCTTCAGGCCGCCATGCGGTTATTGCAAACGACGGACCGTTCGGTCACAGACATCTGCTTCGCCGTCGGATTCGAAAGTCTGGGCACGTTCAGCTCGTTGTTTGCCAGACGATTCGGCGAGCCGCCCTCGCAAGCGCGATTAAACAGGTGA
- a CDS encoding RluA family pseudouridine synthase — protein MNNKRNGTKSTPAAKRGNDAKKPNKHKPRQRPAHIPARKPEPPRQYQVNEADELLSFLLQHVNSGRNAVKSMLSRGQISVGNEIVTQYNHALVPGQVVSVSKEGVTEAEPMAGLTILHEDDDIIVISKESGLLSIAADRSDETTAYRQLTEHVRRTDSRNRIFVVHRLDRDTSGVMMFAKSEEVQQKLQNNWKDQVQERIYVALVEGKVAKEAGTISSWLKESKTLKMYSSPRPGDGQHAITHYKRLQSNREFSLLEVRLETGRKNQIRVHMEELGHPVAGDKKYGARTRTLGRLGLHARVLSFIHPTTGELMKFETDIPKPFLYPFRKDAPPAK, from the coding sequence ATGAATAACAAACGCAACGGCACCAAGTCCACTCCCGCGGCAAAGCGCGGAAATGATGCCAAGAAACCGAATAAGCACAAACCTCGCCAACGGCCGGCGCATATCCCCGCTCGCAAACCGGAGCCTCCCCGCCAGTATCAGGTGAATGAAGCGGACGAGCTGCTTTCGTTTTTGCTCCAGCATGTCAATTCCGGACGGAACGCCGTCAAATCCATGCTGAGCCGCGGCCAAATTTCGGTCGGGAATGAGATCGTGACCCAATATAACCACGCCCTCGTTCCTGGACAAGTCGTGTCGGTAAGCAAAGAAGGCGTGACCGAAGCTGAGCCCATGGCAGGGCTGACGATCTTGCATGAGGATGACGACATCATCGTCATCTCCAAAGAATCCGGACTGTTGTCCATTGCCGCAGACCGAAGCGATGAAACTACCGCCTATCGCCAGCTGACCGAGCATGTCCGCCGTACCGATTCGCGCAACCGGATCTTTGTTGTACATCGTCTGGACCGCGATACATCGGGTGTCATGATGTTTGCCAAAAGCGAAGAAGTGCAGCAGAAGCTGCAAAACAACTGGAAAGACCAGGTGCAGGAACGGATCTACGTGGCTCTGGTTGAAGGCAAGGTAGCCAAAGAAGCCGGCACGATCTCGTCCTGGCTGAAGGAAAGCAAAACGCTGAAGATGTATTCCAGTCCGCGTCCGGGTGATGGACAGCATGCCATCACACACTACAAACGGCTGCAGTCAAACCGCGAGTTCTCCCTGCTTGAAGTTCGTCTGGAAACGGGACGCAAAAACCAGATTCGCGTGCATATGGAAGAGCTTGGCCATCCCGTTGCAGGCGACAAAAAATACGGTGCGCGAACGAGAACGCTGGGGCGTCTCGGCCTTCATGCACGGGTGCTTTCGTTCATCCATCCGACCACGGGTGAGCTCATGAAATTTGAGACAGACATACCCAAACCATTTTTGTACCCGTTCCGCAAAGACGCCCCGCCGGCGAAGTAA
- a CDS encoding DUF1273 domain-containing protein, whose translation MLKNLLITGYRAHELQIFGQKHEGIPFIKKAIASRLVPLVEDGLEWVLTPGQYGVDLWACEVVMELKKEYPHLKLSIITAFLNPEEQWKEDKQEYYRSILTGVDYYGAVSRQPYVGPWQFTARDDLLLRKSDGLLLVYDEDAGEGSPRFIKEKALKRQQNGEYRLITITSEDIQSIADDERMNDANTYEDYAF comes from the coding sequence ATGCTGAAGAACTTGTTGATTACCGGATACCGGGCGCATGAGCTGCAAATTTTCGGACAGAAGCACGAAGGCATTCCGTTTATCAAAAAAGCCATTGCCTCCCGCCTAGTCCCGTTGGTCGAGGATGGATTGGAATGGGTATTAACGCCCGGCCAGTATGGCGTCGACCTGTGGGCATGCGAAGTCGTTATGGAGCTCAAAAAAGAATATCCTCATTTGAAGCTGTCGATCATTACCGCTTTTCTGAACCCGGAGGAACAATGGAAGGAAGACAAGCAGGAGTATTACCGCTCCATTCTGACGGGCGTGGATTATTACGGAGCGGTCAGCCGCCAGCCGTATGTCGGACCGTGGCAGTTCACGGCGCGCGATGACCTGCTGCTGCGCAAGAGCGACGGGCTGCTGCTTGTATATGATGAGGATGCCGGAGAAGGAAGCCCGCGCTTCATTAAGGAAAAGGCGCTGAAGAGGCAGCAAAACGGGGAATACCGTCTCATCACGATTACGTCTGAGGACATTCAGTCGATCGCCGACGATGAGCGCATGAATGACGCAAATACGTACGAAGACTACGCTTTTTAG
- a CDS encoding GT-D fold domain-containing glycosyltransferase: protein MKSRYLELDAVLLELETALRQRSPFSLVRVGDGENIVMAQETVWTMEEVLQERWSIKANKGQKGLTLPNLVLRDLVAASLQRATIVGILPPDDQTIKAPDYLKRALTDKLFAYYGIEPALTCHACVNRDLARTPRFWQLLAGKRVLLVTREIQELQNALVQDPYNLNIAAALPFDGWDDLPETLQWIAAHPDEFDVALFSCGVNAVVLAEQAAALSGKVAIDFGKANNIILKGSPN, encoded by the coding sequence ATGAAGTCACGCTATCTTGAATTGGACGCCGTGCTCCTTGAGCTGGAAACGGCGCTGCGGCAACGGTCCCCCTTCTCCCTTGTGAGGGTTGGCGATGGGGAAAATATCGTCATGGCCCAGGAAACGGTCTGGACCATGGAAGAGGTGCTGCAGGAGCGTTGGTCAATCAAAGCCAATAAGGGACAAAAAGGGCTTACTCTGCCCAATCTAGTATTGCGGGATTTGGTTGCCGCTTCCCTGCAGCGCGCCACGATCGTCGGCATTCTCCCGCCGGACGATCAAACGATCAAAGCGCCGGATTATCTAAAAAGGGCTTTGACCGACAAGTTGTTCGCTTATTACGGCATCGAGCCGGCATTGACCTGCCATGCCTGCGTCAATCGGGACTTGGCCCGAACGCCGCGCTTCTGGCAATTGCTTGCAGGCAAACGCGTGCTGCTCGTCACGCGGGAGATCCAGGAGCTTCAGAACGCCCTTGTCCAAGATCCTTATAACCTGAACATTGCGGCAGCGTTGCCTTTTGACGGTTGGGATGATTTGCCGGAGACGCTGCAATGGATCGCGGCGCATCCGGATGAATTCGATGTGGCGCTCTTCTCCTGCGGCGTCAATGCTGTTGTCCTTGCCGAGCAAGCCGCAGCCCTTTCCGGGAAGGTCGCCATCGATTTCGGCAAGGCGAACAATATCATTTTGAAAGGTTCACCCAACTGA
- the speD gene encoding adenosylmethionine decarboxylase has product MSLTPEQRIQLHGFNNLTKSLSFNMYDICYTQTRKEREAYIEYIDEQYNAERLSSILHHVADIIGAHVLNVAKQDYVPQGASVTMLVSEGPIVEVPEESFEESPGPLPDNVVMQLDKSHITVHTYPEFHPGEGISTFRADIDVSTCGEISPLKALNYLIHSFDTDIMIMDYRVRGFTRDTSGRKLFIDHDIGSIQNYIPDEIKRNFDMIDVNVYQENIFHTKCKLKAFDLDNYLFGYTKNKLSESEQQTITEWLKLEMDEIYYGKNIQRP; this is encoded by the coding sequence ATGAGCTTAACGCCAGAGCAGCGCATTCAGCTGCATGGATTCAACAACCTGACCAAGTCGCTGAGCTTCAATATGTACGATATCTGTTACACCCAAACGCGAAAAGAGCGTGAGGCTTACATTGAATATATTGACGAGCAGTACAATGCGGAGCGGCTAAGCAGCATTCTGCACCACGTTGCCGACATCATCGGAGCGCATGTGCTCAACGTCGCCAAACAGGATTATGTGCCGCAAGGCGCCAGCGTCACGATGCTGGTCTCCGAAGGCCCGATCGTTGAGGTACCGGAGGAATCGTTCGAAGAATCGCCGGGCCCCTTGCCGGACAATGTCGTCATGCAGCTCGACAAAAGTCATATTACCGTGCACACGTATCCGGAATTTCATCCGGGCGAGGGCATCAGCACGTTCCGCGCGGATATCGACGTCTCCACCTGCGGCGAAATTTCGCCGCTCAAAGCGCTCAACTACCTGATTCACTCGTTCGATACGGACATTATGATCATGGACTACCGGGTGCGCGGATTCACGCGCGATACGAGCGGACGCAAGCTGTTCATCGACCACGACATCGGGTCCATCCAGAATTACATTCCGGACGAGATCAAACGGAACTTCGACATGATCGACGTCAACGTGTATCAGGAAAACATTTTCCATACCAAGTGCAAGCTGAAGGCATTCGACCTGGACAACTACCTGTTCGGGTATACGAAAAATAAGCTGAGCGAGTCCGAGCAGCAGACCATCACGGAGTGGCTGAAGCTGGAGATGGACGAAATCTATTATGGAAAAAACATACAGCGCCCTTGA
- a CDS encoding nucleotide sugar dehydrogenase, whose protein sequence is METDGMEETQKQKETAAGHVSRAGGRPWVGETHQRFMIPKASEIDGGNPVGSKISATSDTGSGQSVATGTIASIDADRIMRGIRERSLQAAVIGLGYVGLPMAMEMAQAGYRVHGIDIDARKVSRLRAGDSYVIGIDAALVEAMNESGRFEAGTDYRAVSQADVIVICVPTPLTTEHEPDISFITAAVDGMLPYLQEGSLVILESTTYPGTTEECVKLPIEAAKGWKAGLQFHVCYSPERVDPGSVHYGVKNTPKIIGGSTPACLSYGERFYGSFLNEIVPVSSTTVAETAKLFENTFRSVNIALVNELTPACEQMGVDIWEVLDAAATKPFGYMPFYPGPGIGGHCIPIDPIYLSWAAERKGAALRFITLADETHRHVPKRIAERAAELLAKDGVPIAGARIVLAGIAYKKDIDDLRESPALDVFRLLEEAGAEVAFADPLVSTFRKHDGTMAQARTASPQTWAWADLVIVTTDHSGFDYEELAAHARLVYDTRNATAGVAGGRIVVLGQPGMSAGGRDGES, encoded by the coding sequence ATGGAAACGGATGGGATGGAAGAAACGCAGAAACAAAAGGAAACGGCAGCAGGTCATGTTTCCCGTGCCGGTGGTCGACCTTGGGTCGGGGAGACTCATCAACGCTTCATGATCCCGAAGGCGAGCGAGATCGATGGGGGAAATCCGGTCGGATCGAAGATCTCGGCAACGTCTGATACAGGGAGCGGACAGAGTGTTGCCACCGGCACGATTGCCTCGATCGATGCGGACCGGATCATGCGCGGCATTAGGGAGCGGTCGCTTCAAGCGGCGGTGATCGGCCTCGGCTACGTGGGCTTGCCGATGGCGATGGAGATGGCTCAGGCGGGCTATCGCGTGCATGGCATCGACATCGATGCCCGCAAGGTATCCCGGCTGCGCGCCGGCGATTCGTACGTCATCGGCATCGACGCCGCGTTGGTGGAGGCGATGAACGAATCGGGGCGCTTCGAGGCGGGAACCGATTACCGGGCAGTGTCGCAGGCGGACGTCATCGTCATTTGCGTGCCGACGCCGCTCACGACGGAGCATGAGCCGGATATTTCGTTCATTACGGCAGCCGTGGACGGCATGCTGCCTTACCTGCAGGAAGGCAGTCTCGTTATTTTGGAGAGCACGACGTATCCGGGCACGACGGAGGAATGCGTCAAGCTGCCGATCGAAGCGGCCAAGGGGTGGAAAGCAGGCCTTCAGTTCCATGTCTGCTATTCCCCCGAGCGGGTGGACCCGGGCAGTGTGCATTACGGGGTGAAAAACACGCCCAAAATCATCGGCGGTTCGACGCCCGCCTGCCTGTCGTATGGAGAGCGGTTCTACGGTTCGTTCCTGAACGAAATCGTGCCGGTCAGCTCGACGACCGTGGCCGAGACGGCGAAACTGTTCGAAAATACGTTTCGCAGCGTCAACATCGCGCTGGTGAACGAGCTGACGCCTGCATGTGAGCAGATGGGCGTGGATATATGGGAGGTGCTGGATGCGGCGGCGACAAAGCCGTTTGGGTACATGCCCTTCTATCCGGGTCCAGGCATCGGCGGCCACTGCATCCCGATTGATCCGATTTATTTATCCTGGGCGGCGGAGCGGAAAGGGGCAGCCTTGCGTTTCATTACGCTCGCAGACGAGACCCATCGGCACGTGCCGAAGCGCATTGCCGAACGCGCGGCGGAGCTGCTGGCCAAGGACGGCGTGCCCATCGCTGGCGCACGGATCGTGCTGGCGGGCATAGCTTACAAAAAGGACATCGATGACCTGCGCGAATCGCCGGCCCTGGACGTATTCCGGCTGCTGGAGGAGGCCGGGGCGGAGGTGGCGTTCGCCGATCCGCTTGTGTCCACGTTCCGCAAGCATGACGGCACGATGGCCCAAGCTCGCACAGCCTCGCCGCAAACGTGGGCATGGGCCGACCTGGTGATCGTTACGACCGATCACAGCGGCTTCGACTACGAAGAACTGGCGGCGCATGCCCGGCTGGTCTACGACACGCGCAATGCCACTGCAGGCGTCGCAGGCGGGCGAATCGTCGTGCTTGGGCAGCCAGGGATGTCCGCGGGTGGGCGCGATGGCGAATCATGA
- a CDS encoding NUDIX domain-containing protein: MQPRIGVGAVIVNERDEVLLVWRNRQPEQHTWSIPGGKIDPYESAVDSVIREIKEEVGLDIEVEQLLCTAETIRPEKQEHWISLLYSTRIVGGSARNMEEGGAIGEVAWFPLNDLPSPLACFAIPALEAVKRTKDGRA, from the coding sequence GTGCAGCCCCGCATCGGCGTAGGTGCCGTCATTGTCAACGAACGCGATGAAGTACTGCTCGTTTGGCGCAACCGACAGCCCGAGCAGCACACCTGGAGCATTCCCGGCGGCAAAATCGATCCTTACGAATCCGCCGTAGACTCGGTCATCCGCGAAATCAAGGAAGAGGTCGGCCTGGATATTGAGGTGGAGCAACTGCTCTGCACTGCCGAGACGATTCGGCCGGAGAAGCAGGAGCATTGGATCTCCCTCCTCTACTCGACCCGGATTGTCGGCGGCTCTGCCCGCAACATGGAGGAAGGCGGCGCGATCGGGGAGGTCGCGTGGTTTCCGCTGAACGACCTGCCTTCCCCTCTGGCCTGCTTCGCCATTCCCGCACTCGAGGCCGTTAAGCGAACTAAGGATGGGCGGGCATGA
- a CDS encoding sigma-70 family RNA polymerase sigma factor codes for MTPSELTVAAQRGDAEAFSALMDLHRNRLYRIAYAYLHNEGDALEAIQECTYRAFRKLKKLKEPAFFSTWLVRILLNYCADERKRKHRFSPFAALAAEPSSWDTPQDPDLAAAIEALEPGCKDIIILSYFEGFPLTEVADILDIPVGTVKSRLHRALGQLRNHLDTKGDTSL; via the coding sequence GTGACCCCTTCCGAATTGACCGTCGCCGCACAGAGAGGGGATGCCGAGGCTTTTTCGGCCTTAATGGACTTGCATCGGAACCGGCTGTACCGGATCGCTTATGCTTATCTCCATAATGAAGGGGACGCGCTCGAAGCGATCCAGGAATGCACCTACAGAGCCTTTCGCAAGCTGAAAAAATTAAAGGAACCTGCCTTCTTCAGCACATGGCTGGTCCGTATTCTGCTGAACTACTGCGCGGACGAGCGTAAACGCAAGCATCGGTTCAGCCCGTTTGCCGCACTCGCGGCTGAACCAAGCAGCTGGGATACGCCGCAGGACCCCGACCTCGCCGCAGCCATCGAAGCGCTGGAACCGGGCTGTAAGGATATCATTATTTTAAGTTATTTTGAGGGTTTTCCCCTGACGGAGGTTGCAGATATTCTGGACATTCCGGTCGGTACGGTGAAATCGCGCCTGCATCGGGCACTGGGCCAACTGCGCAATCATTTGGATACGAAAGGAGATACCTCGTTATGA